One Brassica napus cultivar Da-Ae chromosome A1, Da-Ae, whole genome shotgun sequence genomic region harbors:
- the LOC106414117 gene encoding uncharacterized protein LOC106414117 yields the protein MDKSISISTNVSTTTSMEKIDQAASWLSATIISAFFASLDRCACVNLSTSHDDEDEDNEESYHRPLALSAAPHSNDTV from the coding sequence ATGGACAAAAGCATCAGCATAAGCACCAACGTTAGCACGACGACTTCCATGGAGAAGATCGATCAGGCCGCGAGCTGGCTCAGCGCCACGATCATCTCCGCTTTCTTCGCCTCCCTCGACCGCTGCGCCTGCGTCAATCTATCCACTTCCCATGACGACGAAGACGAAGACAACGAGGAGTCCTACCACCGTCCCCTTGCTCTCTCCGCCGCTCCTCATTCCAACGACACCGTTTAA
- the LOC106376007 gene encoding trehalase: MNSHKHNTSPISTLSFSSHYKYSLFATSLDLKRQRFTSPLLLIFLFLCLSFATSMAVSDSDSDSGPVVQTTPLVTFLQRVQLTALRSYSKKPDPKFYIDLSLKLPHDLSTAESAFDDLTTGSRDLSVPVEKLEKFVHEYFDDAGKDLVHHEPEDFVSDPTEFLLNVENDQVREWAREVHCLWRTLSCRVSDSVIESPDRHTLLPLPEPVIIPGSRFREVYYWDSYWVIKGLLTSKMFTTAKGLVTNLMSLVETYGYALNGARAYYTNRSQPPLLSSMVYEIYNVTKDEELVRKAIPVLLKEYEFWNSGKHKVVIRDASGNDHILSRYYAMWNMPRPESSVFDQESASRFSSTLEKQRFHRDIATAAESGCDFSTRWMRHPPNFTTMATTSVVPVDLNVFLLKMELDIAFMMEIAGDRKGSERFVKASEARKKAFETVFWNEKAAQWLDYWLSSNGDEPETWKAENQNNNVFASNFAPIWISSFHSDENLVKKVVKALANSGLIAPAGILTSLTNSGQQWDAPNGWAPQQELIVTGLARSGLKEANELAEEIARRWIRSSYRVYKTSGFIHEKLNVSEFGAYGGGGEYKPQTGFGWSNGVILAFLEEFGWPSDLSIEP, translated from the exons ATGAATTCACACAAACATAACACTAGTCCAATCTCAACACTCTCCTTCTCATCTCACTACAAATACTCCCTCTTTGCTACCTCCTTAGACCTAAAACGACAACGTTTCACTTCTCCgttgttgttgatcttcttGTTCCTCTGTTTGTCTTTTGCTACTTCCATGGCAGTCTCAGACTCAGATTCAGACTCTGGTCCTGTTGTTCAGACGACCCCACTCGTCACCTTCCTCCAGCGCGTGCAACTCACGGCACTCCGATCATACTCCAAGAAGCCTGACCCTAAATTCTACATTGACCTGTCTCTCAAGCTCCCTCACGATCTCTCCACCGCCGAGTCCGCCTTCGACGATCTCACGACCGGGTCACGTGACCTGTCAGTGCCAGTGGAGAAGCTTGAAAAGTTCGTCCACGAGTACTTCGACGATGCAGGGAAGGATCTGGTGCACCACGAGCCAGAGGACTTCGTCTCAGATCCCACCGAGTTCCTCCTCAACGTGGAGAACGACCAAGTCAGAGAATGGGCGCGTGAGGTACACTGCCTTTGGAGAACCCTGAGCTGCAGAGTCTCTGACTCGGTCATAGAGTCACCTGACCGGCACACGCTTCTCCCGTTGCCGGAACCGGTTATCATTCCCGGTTCGAGATTCAGAGAAGTCTATTACTGGGATTCTTATTGGGTTATCAA AGGACTTTTGACGAGTAAAATGTTCACTACGGCCAAAGGTTTAGTGACGAACCTGATGTCACTTGTGGAGACTTATGGTTACGCTTTGAACGGTGCTAGAGCTTATTACACTAACCGAAG CCAACCACCTCTATTGAGCTCAATGGTCTATGAGATCTATAACGTAACCAAAGATGAAGAACTTGTGAGGAAAGCTATCCCTGTGCTTCTCAAAGAGTACGAGTTCTGGAACTCAG GAAAACATAAGGTGGTTATTCGAGACGCTAGTGGAAATGATCACATTTTAAGCCGGTATTACGCCATGTGGAACATGCCTAGACCTGAATCCTCTGTGTTC GATCAAGAATCAGCTTCGAGGTTTTCGAGTACGTTAGAGAAACAACGGTTCCATCGAGATATAGCTACGGCTGCTGAATCAGGATGTGACTTCAGCACGAGATGGATGAG ACACCCTCCTAATTTCACAACGATGGCTACAACATCAGTTGTTCCTGTTGATCTAAACGTCTTTCTTCTCAAG ATGGAACTCGATATAGCGTTTATGATGGAGATTGCTGGAGATAGAAAAGGTTCAGAGCGTTTTGTGAAAGCGTCAGAAGCGAGAAAGAAAGCGTTTGAGACTGTGTTTTGGAATGAAAAAGCAGCGCAGTGGCTAGATTACTGGCTTTCCTCCAATGGTGAT GAGCCTGAGACATGGAAAGCTGAGAACCAAAACAACAATGTTTTTGCATCTAACTTTGCTCCAATCTGGATTAGTTCCTTCCATTCAG ATGAAAATCTTGTCAAGAAAGTTGTGAAGGCTCTTGCAAACTCAGGACTCATCGCTCCCGCAGGAATCCTAACATCTTTGACAAACTCGGGACAACAATG GGACGCTCCTAATGGATGGGCACCGCAACAAGAGCTGATAGTTACAGGACTCGCAAGATCTGGTCTAAAGGAAGCTAACGAGTTGGCAGAGGAGATTGCAAGGAGATGGATAAGAAGTAGCTATCGTGTTTACAAGACAAGTGGGTTTATTCATGAGAAGCTCAATGTTTCAGAGTTTGGTGCATATGGTGGTGGAGGGGAATATAAGCCACAG ACGGGATTTGGATGGTCAAACGGAGTTATATTAGCATTCttggaggagtttggatggCCCTCTGACCTGAGCATTGAACCGTAG